CAATCTAAATTATCATAATAGTAGTTACTACTAGTTTAATGTAGACATCCATTTTCTCGCAATTTACCAACCATTGTTTCCCTTCCGGCgcttccagccgctggaagatcCCTCGTCTTTGTTCTTACATGGGCGGAGTCTTTCCTTCATTGGTTGTTGGTGGAGGTGACGTAGCCCGTGCTTGATGATTAGGATTCTACGGTACAACTCATAGCTAACATACCCGTCTTTTGCTGCGTACTCAAGGTGTATCGGGGAAAGCGGCTTCCACTCCCAGAACTAGTGCTTCTCCTTTGGGAATGATTTCTTCATGTTCTTGTATGAGGGGTCGATGATGGACGCTGCAAGGTCACTCATGGAGTCCCTTTCTCCACCACCCTTGATGCAGAATAGCTTCTGGATGTCGACGTGGTGCTCGTCTAGAATTTTGGTCCATGCACAGGCAAGCATGGTCTTGTCGCTCCTGGTGTCGACGCTAGTGAAAGTTACCGCTTTTCGTTGTAGGAAGTCAAGTAACGCCTGGGAGCGATCGGACCTGTAGTAGTGGTATACGAGGACATGCTCGTGCATGGAAAGTTGGACGACATCGATCCCTTGTCGTATGTAACTGCTCTTACGTGTGTACTCAAGGTTGAGGTCGACGAACTTGTTCTTCTCCTCCTTTAGCCATTCCTCGTACTTTTTGATGATCCGCTCCACGGTCCttgggtcgttggtgtacaccacctcCAGCACGGTTGTACCGTGGGTAGTAATGTGTTCGGTGAGTGTTGTTAGTTTCCCGTTGTCCATGGCTGGAGGTGTGCGGTGGTGAACTGCGGCCGGCAAGAAACTTCCAAGGAAGACGATGCAAATGGAGTCAGAAAAGTGAAAGGGATCTTTACTTTGTCGTGCAAAAAAGGAAACCGCCAAAGAGCAGTTGGTAGTCATCCGGCGGTTCCGAGCATAGATTTACAGAAACATGCATTTATTTTATCTGTTTTTTAAAGATTTTCACTTATCTTGTTCATTGAATTTTTTTATTCATTGCGTGCTGCGTGCGTGATCCATATGTGCGTATTCCATCTTTGGCTGTGAAAGTAGTCGTGTAAACGGTAGAACACTCAGCAGATGCATGGTCGTGCCTTTGTTGTGAAAACGTTTTTTTGGGTTAACAACCTTCCTTGGTCAGGGAGGCACTGTTGTTATGTTATTCGGTGAACAACTGCGTGTTTAGGAAAAGTTGGTGAAGTAAACATAGTTTGCACTTGAAAATGGAGTCCTATTTGATTTTTAATTGAGATATGTTTCACTAGATGGTTTGAATAAGTTTGATAACATCGCATTGCTATAGGTTTTGAATCAAAAACTGATTCTTGTTTCGTTTGATTTTTGAAAATGATTCTTTCTGTTTTTGGTTTTTTGAATTGTGAACTTTTCAAAGAATAAGAACTACATTTGTTCCAATGAATCATTCCGATAGTTTAAAAAACATTTGTTGCAAAGGatcattgtaacatccca
This genomic window from Aegilops tauschii subsp. strangulata cultivar AL8/78 chromosome 4, Aet v6.0, whole genome shotgun sequence contains:
- the LOC141021857 gene encoding uncharacterized protein, whose translation is MDNGKLTTLTEHITTHGTTVLEVVYTNDPRTVERIIKKYEEWLKEEKNKFVDLNLEYTRKSSYIRQGIDVVQLSMHEHVLVYHYYRSDRSQALLDFLQRKAVTFTSVDTRSDKTMLACAWTKILDEHHVDIQKLFCIKGGGERDSMSDLAASIIDPSYKNMKKSFPKEKH